One Bradysia coprophila strain Holo2 unplaced genomic scaffold, BU_Bcop_v1 contig_476, whole genome shotgun sequence genomic region harbors:
- the LOC119082538 gene encoding UDP-glycosyltransferase UGT5-like: MIHHRLFILLFAVALYECDSANILILEELPSPSHHLWFRSVTLELINRNHNVTVVSSELDTIKLQNLHQIHMERVYTTVFSSMNSTFNLIEMGAQPPFLQIIGNVIYATKACEGFTISKGWQQLQNYPDNFEFHLVIHDFPASSCLLAFLSKFNYPPMIGMTAFSDFSVVASTIRSALIPSTSTHFLFKEDMTSTFYGRLQNFVLNAVVRLVQNVYVDSVMDEMVNTAVNGSYEVLPVKQLRQRATLALINYNEHIDGVEQLPPNVVGVGGLQIQEPKMLSMDFANIASNATNGLVLFSLGTNVKSEMLGDNTIVQILNAFERLPEYSFVWKIDLINSTIRIPHNVHIRKWIPQNDLLGHENTKLFITHGGLLSTQEAIYNSVPILGIPIMVDQFMNVDRCVEKGIGGRIHVHSITSNNLFDKLTEMLSNPMYKENIRTMSQRFKDQKERPLDRAVWWIEWALRNPNAALLNRSKNLNFFQIQSIDVIGVLTVVALIILWIVVILLRKILICIFRRSKTVNKGKID, from the exons ATGATCCACCATAGACTGTTCATACTTCTATTTGCGGTTGCTTTATATGAATGTGATTCTGCAAACATACTGATACTTGAGGAACTACCATCTCCAAGCCATCATTTATg GTTTCGATCTGTTACTTTGGAGCTGATTAACAGAAATCACAATGTGACGGTTGTATCATCCGAACTCGACACgatcaaattacaaaatttacatCAAATACACATGGAACGTGTGTACACCACTGTCTTTAGCTCTATGAACTcaacattcaatttaattgaaatgggTGCGCAGCCACCGTTTCTGCAAATTATTGGAAACGTTATCTATGCGACCAAGGCGTGTGAAGGGTTTACGATTTCGAAAGGATGGCAACAGCTACAAAACTATCCGGATAATTTTGAG TTTCATTTAGTTATCCACGACTTTCCAGCCAGTTCTTGTCTTCTAGCATTTTTATCTAAGTTCAACTATCCACCCATGATCGGGATGACAGCATTTAGTGACTTCTCGGTTGTTGCTTCTACGATACGATCAGCATTGATTCCTTCCACGTCCACGCATTTCTTGTTCAAAGAGGACATGACCTCAACGTTTTACGGACGACttcaaaatttcgttcttAATGCCGTTGTGCGTCTCGTTCAGAACGTGTACGTCGACTCCGTTATGGATGAAATGGTGAACACAGCTGTTAATGGAAGCTATGAAGTTTTACCAGTTAAACAACTTCGGCAGAGGGCAACATTAGCTTTGATCAATTATAATGAGCATATTGATGGAGTGGAACAACTACCACCCAATGTTGTCGGTGTGGGTGGATTGCAGATTCAGGAACCGAAGATGCTGTCGATG GATTTCGCCAATATAGCCAGCAATGCAACAAACGGCCTAGTGCTATTTTCATTGGGTACGAATGTTAAAAGCGAAATGCTGGGTGACAATACCATTGTCCAAATACTAAATGCATTCGAAAGACTGCCAGAATACTCGTTCGTGTGGAAGATTGATTTGATCAACAGTACAATTCGTATACCGCACAACGTTCACATACGGAAGTGGATAccacaaaatgatttattag GCcatgaaaatacaaaactcTTCATCACACACGGTGGATTGTTAAGCACCCAAGAGGCAATATACAACAGTGTACCGATCTTAGGCATTCCGATCATGGTTGATCAGTTTATG AATGTCGACCGTTGTGTGGAAAAAGGTATTGGTGGCCGCATTCATGTGCACTCAATAACGTCGAACAACCTGTTTGACAAGCTGACCGAAATGCTATCGAATCCGATGTACAAAGAAAATATCCGAACAATGTCACAGCGCTTCAAAGACCAGAAGGAACGGCCATTAGATAGAGCTGTTTGGTGGATCGAATGGGCGCTACGGAATCCTAATGCGGCTCTGTTGAATCGCAGTAAAAATCtgaatttctttcaaatacaATCGATTGATGTTATTGGTGTGCTGACAGTTGTCGCTTTGATCATATTGTGGATTGTGGTGATTTTgttaaggaaaattttgatttgcatTTTCCGTCGATCGAAGACTGTGAATAAAGGTAAAATTGACTGA